The DNA window GCGGAGGGGCTCCCCGACGGAACGATCACGGTGCGAGCCCACGGCACGGCGGGGCAGACCTTCGGGGCCTTCGCCGTGCGCGGGCTGCGTCTCCTCCTCGAGGGAGAGGCCAACGACGGGGTGGGGAAGGGTCTCTCGGGAGGGCTGCTCGCCGTCTGGCCTCCGCACGGTAGCCGCTTCGCCCCCGAGGAGAACGTGATCGTGGGCAACGCCGTGCTCTACGGCGCGACCGCCGGTAAGGCCTTCTTCTCGGGGATCGCCGGCGAGCGCTTCGCGGTGCGCAACAGCGGCGCGGTGGCCGTGGTGGAGGGGGTGGGAGACCACGGCTGCGAATACATGACCGGCGGGCTCGTGCTCGTCCTCGGCCCGACGGGGCGCAACTTCGCGGCGGGGATGAGCGGCGGGCTGGCCTACGTCCTCGACGAGGAGCGAAGCCTCGCGCGGCGCGCGAACACCCAGATGGTGGAGCTCGGCCCCGTCACCGACCCGGAAGAGCTCGAGGAGCTGCGCGCGCTCATCGTCGAGCACGTGGCCTACACGCGCAGCCCGATGGGAGCGCGGCTCTTGACCAACTGGGGGGGCGTGCAGAGCGCGCTCGTGAAGGTGCTGCCGGTGGACTACAAGCGCGTGCTCGCCGAGCGGAAGCCGCACCTTCAGGTGGTCGGGCATGGGTGACCCGCGCGGCTTCCTGAAGGTGACGCGGGTCAAGGAGGGCGAGCGCCCGGTGGCCGAACGGGTGCGCGACTACCGCGAGGTCACCCTCCCCTCCCCCTTCGCCGAGGTGCAGGCGCAGGCCTCGCGCTGCATGGACTGCGGCATCCCTTTCTGCCACTCGGGCTGCCCGCTCGGGAACCTCATCCCGGAGTGGAACGACCTCTTCTATCGCGGGCGTCTCGACGAGGCGGCGCGGCGGTTGCTCGCCACGAACAACTTCCCCGAGATCACGGGGCGCGTCTGCCCCGCCCCGTGCGAGGCCTCCTGCGTGCTGAACCTCGAGGAGAGCCCCGTCACGATCAAGCTCGTCGAGCGCACTCTCGGGGATCACGTCCTGCACGGCGAGCTCGCCGAACCCCTGCCGAAGCAGACTTCGACCGGCAGGCGCGTCGCCGTCGTCGGCTCGGGGCCCGCGGGGCTCGCTGCGGCGCAACAGCTCGCGCGGGCGGGGCACGCGGTAACGGTCTTCGAGCGCGACGACCGGCTGGGGGGCCTGCTGCGCTACGGGATCCCGGACTTCAAGCTCGAAAAGGATCTGCTCGACCGGCGCCTGGCGCAGCTCGCGGCGGAGGGGGTGAAGTTCGTCACCGGCGTGGAGGTGGGGGGCACGCTGCCGGTGGCGACTCTGCGACGCGAGGCCGACGCCCTGCTCTTCGCGATGGGAGCGCGTCAGCCACGAAACCTGACCGTCCCGGGGCGCGAGCTCCCCGGGATTCACTTCGCGATGGACTTCCTCACCCAGCAGAACCGCCGCGTGGCCGGCGACGCGCTCTCCGACGAAGCGCCCATCTCGGCCCAGGGCAAGGCCGTGGTCGTGATCGGCGGCGGGGACACCGGCGCGGATTGCGTGGGCACCGCGGTCCGCCAGGGGGCGAGCCGGGTGCTGCAGCTCGAGCTTCTCCCCGAGCCCCCCGAGAGGCGACGCGCGGAGAACCCCTGGCCAGAGTGGCCTCTGGTCTTCCGGAGCTCGACCTCGCACGCGGAGGGCGCCGTGCGGGCCTTCGCCCTCTCGACGGTGGCCTTCGAAGGGAATGCAGCCGGCGTGACCCACCTGCGCACGACACGCGTGAGCTGGGAGGACGGCCGCCCGCATCCCGTCCCCGGCTCGGAGGAGCGGCTCCCCGCCGAGCTCGTGCTCCTCGCGATGGGCTTCGTGGGGCCCGAGCCGCGCGGCCTGCTCGAGGAGCTTGCGCTCGCCCGCGACGCGCGCGGAAACGTGACCGTCGGGCCCGACGGCGCGACGAGCGAACCCGGCGTCTTCGCCGCGGGTGACCTCTCGCGCGGCCCGTCGCTGGTGGTCTGGGCTCTCGCCGACGGACGCAGAGCGGCGGCGGGGATCGAAGCCTACCTCCGATCGGCCGCCGCCTCGCGCGGTCAGTAGATAGTCACGACCGCGCCGGTGACACCCGCCCCCACGCGGCTCGCGTTGACGAGACTCACCGCGCGATTGAGGCCGAGGTAGAGGTCGCCATCTCCGGCGAGCGCCCCGGGATCGGCGGCACCCGCCTCCTCGTCCTCCTGGAACAGGCAGAAGATCGAGCAGGGGCGCGCCCCGGGGAGCGGCGCCGGAGCCACCGCCTTCAGCGACGAGGCGACTCCGCCGACGAGCCGCAAGGCCTCGATCCGGTTGTGCCGGACCTGAAGCCGATACTTGCCACAGCCGGCGAGCGACACGAAGCCCGACAGGGGTGGCACGAGCGGCGAGGGGCTCCCGCCGGTCGCGTAGTCGTTGCCATAGATCGCCATCACGCACGAGCTCGGCCCGCTATTGCACCGCAGTTCCAGCTCGCTGTCGTTGCTGCGCCGGCCGTCGTCCCCGCCGAAACCGTCGTTTCCGGGCGAGTCCCCGAGGTTCAGGACCATCTCACCGGCCGGATCGCAGAGCTCGAGGTCTACCTCGACCCGGTTGCACGACGCCCGGC is part of the Deltaproteobacteria bacterium genome and encodes:
- a CDS encoding glutamate synthase subunit beta yields the protein MGDPRGFLKVTRVKEGERPVAERVRDYREVTLPSPFAEVQAQASRCMDCGIPFCHSGCPLGNLIPEWNDLFYRGRLDEAARRLLATNNFPEITGRVCPAPCEASCVLNLEESPVTIKLVERTLGDHVLHGELAEPLPKQTSTGRRVAVVGSGPAGLAAAQQLARAGHAVTVFERDDRLGGLLRYGIPDFKLEKDLLDRRLAQLAAEGVKFVTGVEVGGTLPVATLRREADALLFAMGARQPRNLTVPGRELPGIHFAMDFLTQQNRRVAGDALSDEAPISAQGKAVVVIGGGDTGADCVGTAVRQGASRVLQLELLPEPPERRRAENPWPEWPLVFRSSTSHAEGAVRAFALSTVAFEGNAAGVTHLRTTRVSWEDGRPHPVPGSEERLPAELVLLAMGFVGPEPRGLLEELALARDARGNVTVGPDGATSEPGVFAAGDLSRGPSLVVWALADGRRAAAGIEAYLRSAAASRGQ